One Gemmatimonadota bacterium genomic window, CAATTTACGGCGCGCCAACGGGTTTGAGGGCCGTCAGTCTTTCTCGATCAGCCGGCCCTTCCCGTCATGGCCGACCTCCACGGTATCGCGCCCCTGCCTCCTTCTGCGCATCCGGTCCCGGTACCGCAGGGGCATTTCCCGGCGGCGCCAGGCGAGGAATCCACGCTCATGCCGGTCCCGGTTCCGAAGCGACGGCGGCGCCGGAATGGCGATGGTCCCATGGGTGATGGCGGTCTGCTTGCGGGACAGGGCGACGATTTCCCCTTTGCTCACGATCAGCGTGACGCCGACGTTGGCTTCGACGATGGGCACGCCGTTCTCGCGCGCCCGGGCGAGCACGGCCCGGTCCTGGGCGCGGGCCGTCGACCCGAAGGAGGGAATGAGCAGGTAGCGGGCGCCGTCGAGCACTGGAATGCGGGCAATATCCGGGTTCCACCGGTCGTTGCAGATGACCATGCCGGCCCGCCCGAAGGGGGTGTCGAAGGCGCGGCTCCCCTTGCCAAGGCGGTTGAACCACCACGACCGGTGATGCCCCTCGGCCAGCTGCATCTTGTGGTACTTGCCCCGCAGCCGTCCCCGCTGGTCGAGGAATATCGCGCAGTTGTATACCTCGTCCCCGATCCGCTCGGCGAGACCGAAGGCGAGGCACATGTTCAACGATTTCGCGAGTA contains:
- a CDS encoding carbon-nitrogen hydrolase family protein; amino-acid sequence: MFRDVRVAALSFKPVKMDLQGNAARLEEMFREAAADGAELAVAPEGVLEGYVVNEIIDGDILPEEMNRVSLTMRSPVIGRFRVLAKSLNMCLAFGLAERIGDEVYNCAIFLDQRGRLRGKYHKMQLAEGHHRSWWFNRLGKGSRAFDTPFGRAGMVICNDRWNPDIARIPVLDGARYLLIPSFGSTARAQDRAVLARARENGVPIVEANVGVTLIVSKGEIVALSRKQTAITHGTIAIPAPPSLRNRDRHERGFLAWRRREMPLRYRDRMRRRRQGRDTVEVGHDGKGRLIEKD